One stretch of Glycine soja cultivar W05 chromosome 7, ASM419377v2, whole genome shotgun sequence DNA includes these proteins:
- the LOC114417821 gene encoding chlorophyllase-1, chloroplastic-like: MAQRAQSVLATKDVFQKGDFHWKQFNVETSSASSSTPKPLLIFTPIVPGSYPVILFCHGFFIHNSFYSEFLGHIALHGFILVAPQLA, translated from the exons ATGGCGCAGAGAGCTCAATCAGTATTGGCCACCAAAGATGTTTTCCAAAAGGGAGATTTCCATTGGAAACAATTCAACGTTGAAACTTCCAGTGCTTCATCCTCAACTCCAAAACCATTGCTAATCTTTACACCAATCGTGCCTGGCTCATACCCTGTCATATTGTTCTGCCATGGATTTTTCATTCACAATAGCTTCTACTCTGAGTTCCTAGGCCACATAGCTTTACATGGATTCATACTTGTTGCTCCTCAGCTG GCGTAG
- the LOC114419940 gene encoding chlorophyllase-2, chloroplastic-like, with protein MAQRAQPVLATTDVFQKGDIHWKQFNVETSTASSSPPKPLLIFTPAVPGSYPFCNVFACVGPSQIKFAGKVVDWLVEGFQPLLLENVKAKLEKLVLSGHGGKTAFAVALDHAKQTSNFQHS; from the exons ATGGCGCAGAGGGCTCAACCAGTATTGGCCACCACAGATGTTTTTCAAAAGGGAGATATTCATTGGAAGCAATTCAATGTTGAAACCTCCACTGCTTCCTCATCACCTCCAAAACCATTGCTTATTTTTACACCAGCGGTGCCTGGCTCATACCCT TTTTGCAATGTGTTTGCCTGTGTTGGACCCAGTCAAATTAAATTTGCAGGAAAAGTTGTGGATTGGCTAGTTGAGGGGTTTCAACCTCTACTTCTTGAGAACGTTAAAGCCAAATTGGAGAAACTAGTTCTATCAGGCCACGGTGGAAAAACTGCATTTGCTGTGGCACTAGATCATGCCAAACAAACCTCAAATTTTCAGCACTCATAG
- the LOC114418639 gene encoding chlorophyllase-1-like has translation MAQRAQPALATTDVFQKGDIHWKQFNVETSTASSSPPKPLLIFTPTVPGLYPVILFCHGFCIRTSYYSKLLAHIVSHGFILVAPQLFSIGVPMFGPEEVKCEGRVVDWLDNGLQPLLPESVEAKLEKLVLVGHSKGGKTAFAVALGYCKTKLKFSALIGIDPVAGVSKCKPCRSLPDILTGVPRSFNLNIPVAVIGTGLGPEKANSLFPPCAPNGVNHKEFFSECKPPSAYFVATDYGHMDMLDDETPGVIGTMMSKCMCKNGKKGPRDLMRRTVGGLVVAFLRAQLNEQWKDFDAILASPNLAPAKLDDVRYLPT, from the exons ATGGCGCAGAGAGCTCAACCAGCGTTGGCCACCACGGATGTTTTTCAGAAGGGAGATATTCATTGGAAGCAATTCAATGTTGAAACATCCACTGCTTCTTCCTCACCTCCAAAACCATTGCTTATTTTTACACCAACCGTGCCTGGCTTATACCCTGTAATATTGTTTTGCCATGGCTTTTGTATTCGCACTAGCTACTACTCTAAGCTCCTAGCCCACATAGTTTCACATGGATTCATACTTGTTGCTCCTCAGCTG TTTTCCATTGGGGTGCCTATGTTTGGACCAGAAGAAGTTAAGTGTGAAGGAAGAGTTGTGGATTGGCTAGATAACGGGCTTCAACCATTGCTTCCCGAGAGCGTTGAAGCCAAATTGGAGAAACTGGTTCTAGTAGGTCACAGCAAGGGTGGAAAAACAGCATTTGCTGTGGCACTTGGTTACTGTAAAACAAAGCTCAAGTTTTCAGCACTCATAGGCATAGATCCTGTGGCTGGCGTATCAAAGTGTAAGCCTTGTCGATCACTTCCTGATATCCTCACAGGTGTGCCACGGTCCTTTAATCTGAACATACCTGTTGCTGTAATTGGAACTGGGTTGGGCCCAGAGAAGGCtaattctctttttccaccATGTGCTCCAAATGGGGTGAACCATAAAGAGTTTTTCTCTGAGTGCAAACCACCTAGTGCATATTTTGTTGCAACGGATTATGGTCACATGGACATGTTGGATGATGAAACACCAGGGGTAATTGGGACAATGATGTCAAAGTGTATGTGCAAGAATGGGAAGAAGGGTCCTAGGGACTTGATGAGAAGGACTGTGGGAGGGTTAGTTGTGGCCTTCTTGAGAGCACAGTTGAATGAGCAGTGGAAGGATTTTGATGCTATTTTAGCGAGTCCTAATCTAGCTCCCGCCAAACTTGATGATGTGCGATACTTACCAACATGA